The genomic region AGAAGTATTCATTTGGGTGCATTATTTAAACTTGGAGATCGTACTGTCCCATTTATATCATATCAAAAGTAACCCGATGATGTGTAGAACAAAGATCCGCGGTTAATGTAAGCTATATTTATATGTCTTTCTAAATGGAGTACTTCAGATCCACATCTTTAGCTGATGAATATATGTGTTTGGGTGTTCAACTTATACCGTCCTAATAATAAACCCCGGAAGCTTTGTAAACTTCCGGGGTAATTGCTTTGTTGTACCTCAGACTCAAGAGCTACTTTCTTTCAGGTTCCCAATTCCCTTGACCCTGTAATACTCTTACAAAATATGCAGTCTGTTGATCAAGAGGAAAATCGAATCCAAAAGTCTCTGAGCCTGTTTTCTGGAAACCCTCATACCGACCCTTCTCGATTGGCCAACGGGTAACATTATCTGCGTTGAAGTCGATGGGTTCGTAAAGATTCACGGAGTCAATCATCGATTCCGCAGTATACGCTTTGGTGCCAGTCCCATAGAGCCCAACAAGATTCCAACCTGGTGTCAGGTATATCGGTGCTGAGTCACCCTCCGATTCATATATTACCTGTTTACCAGTTAGTTCTATGTCCAAATTGATCTTGGACTTAAGGATATATCCTTGACCTGGAACGATCTGGAAATCATTCACATTATATTGACCTCCATTCTCACCAACCACATTCCAAGTACTTCTGAACTTTGAGATCGAATAAAAGGCATTATCATACCTCTCATTTAGGCCTGCAAGTAATGTGGAGGCGGTATTCTCTCCAACCAATACCATCGGAAATGAAACGAAGTTCAACCCCGCCTTTAGCGAATATGTCACCACATCAGCAACTAGTTCGAGATTTAGCAACGAGGCATCTTCGGATAGAGTCGTCTCTCCTGGATCTAAAATGCCATTTAAATTATTATCAAGGAAGATGGAGTACGATTTCCCTTCTTCTGGTAATAATACTGTGTATGTAACCCCTTGGTACTGGAATTGATATTCACCGTTAATATATACGAAATACTGACCAGATTGTGGATCGTATAGAACGTTCTGACTACTTTCCGGGACTTGAGCTGATATCTGAAACTTTAAACTGGCAAAGAGCCTACTCAATTCGGATGCTGATGAATCAGCGGATTCAGGGGTAGCTGGAGCTGCATTAGGGTCTCTTGGGGATCCACAGTATGTATTACCATCTGTATTGTTATCACATTCAGTTCCTGTCTCACAATCCCACATCCATGGATCATCCGTGCTCATCCCATCGCAACTACTCGGTTTTGTGCATCTTTTTCCACCCCCACACGGCTTCACATTTGTAGAAGTCTCTTGTGGAGGTTTCCAACAGGCACCACTCGGATATCCAACAACTTCATCTCGACACCCAGTTGTACTGAGATCAACGCACTCTCCTCCAGCCATACTTTTATAATTGACACAAGCTCCGAATGATCCCCAACAGTTTCTTCCACCACAATTCTGTGCATCATCAGGAAGTTCCTGGGGCGAGATCGAACCGTTATTGGGTGAATCAGGACATGTCGTTGAGCCTTCGCTCTTGTGAACAACGAAAGGATAATACCAAGAACCATTTGGATACTGCCCGCCAGGACAGTGACATGAATAAAAACCATCGTCTGTGCCAGCTTCACACCAAGCTCCCTTACCACAATCCACCTGAATTCCATTCTCGTAACAATCATTAGGTATCACAGGAGGAGGAGATCCACTATCATCATTTGGGAGATTTGATGTTTGGACATCAGGTTCATCGGTATTACTGGGATCAGCGGTACCGATACAATATGAATCATCTATACGGAATCCCCCTTGTGCAATTGTGACACCATCTATACATAATAATCTTCTGTCGTCACTAAGATTATCACCATCTCCATCAAAACACTCTCCAAATAATGCGGGGCAACAAGGGTCACATGAGTCCTCAGCATATACCTGATCAGTCAACAGACTGGACATCCCATCGGTCGAGAGTGCTTCATAGTCAAACAATTCTGTAACATCATATAGCTGCATAAGATTCATAGGTGCATCTTGACCAGTTAGAACTGTCATTGGCATTAGTCTGCCATTCGGACCTGCCTCCACCCATACCTCCTCAGTCAGTGCTTCTGTTACCTCCCCTAAATACTCTCCATCAGATGAGAGTGCATTAGAGAGATCAAAATAGAATGTGCCATTGTTTGGATTTACCGCAGAAGAAAGTATCTGAGCATCTGTACCATCAGCATGCCTCAATATCAAATACACCACGCCTTCATCGGATAATTGACCATCTATCGCTACTACCTGACCGTATGCAGGATAAGGGGTAGCTAACGTCTCTCTTTGTGTAAATGTTGTCACAGCCGTCTTTCTGGTTATGGCATCCCTCACCCCCCTGAAGAACCATCCATTACCTACCATGATCGAATAACTTGTACTGGGGTCGAGATCTGTGACTGTAACATGATGAACATAATATCTACCTTTCTTCGTAACCTTGACCTCTGTTTCTATACTATCCACAGACAGTCCAGATCCATTATCAGTGTTAGTAGCTTTTTTACGATTCTTATTGGCCAAAGCAATTTCAGCAGCTGAGTGATCGCGATCATCATACCCTGGCACACCTCCCGTCTGTAGGAGTTTGATAGATGGTGCACTCTCAGATAGCAACAGTGCCACACCAGGGGTTTTAGCCTTGGTGACCCATGATATAGTGACAGATCTATCGGTCACATTGGATACTAAAACATTCTTCGGAGCACTTCCCCAAATGCAGTATGTTAGGATGCCAATGATCAGAACAGATACAACGAAAGCTATAAAAGCGTATCTTTTTTGTTTGAACATTCTTTTGATATATCATACATTATGTACTATAAATGTACATTAAACGGAACCAACATACAAGAAAGTACATATGTAGATCTTTTCCAGCCAATGATATTTCAGCAGTTAATTCATAGACTGCAATTCGATACTGATTAGAATACAGAAAGTAATTGTTTTCATGACCATTATTATTGAGATCTGCTGGCGAGCACTGAATGAGTAAATTGAGATAAAGGCTGTATCTTAATATTCATATAGTCATAGAATATCTTTGATTTAACGCATGAGTAAAAATTTTTGTGTCCATGTTGATTGGATCACTAATAATTTTACCAGTCACATATTGGGGCTACTGTTTATGGGCATAGATACCTAAGAACGTTCTTGTAACAAACATTACGGATAAATCAGTTACACTATCTTGGGTGACTAAGGTCAAAACCCCTGGGATAGGATACATTTTGAAATCTAACACAAATGTTAAGATCTAAGGAACAAGCAAGGCTGTAAGATACGAGAGCGATTCTGATGATAAACAATCTATTTTAGAACCGAGTTGGAACTTGATCAGTCTTTATGGAACTGGTACTGTCGACTATACAGCGGAGTCTATGATAAATTTTATCAATATATGTGACCCAATCGACTTCACCGCAGATAATGTAACACGTTGGCCTACCGAAAAAGGTCGGTATGAAGGTTTTCAAAAAACTGGTTCTGAAACTTACGGATCCGACTTTCCTCTTGATCAACAAACTGAATATTCTGTAAAAGTATTGCAGGGTCAAAGAACTTAGGAAACTGACAGAGAGTAGCCCTTGAGTCTGAGGTGCAAAAAGACAAGAACCCCTGAAAATTTAGAACCTCAGGGGTTTTATGATCATCACATTATGATCTGAACATAAATGAAATTATGGATCAGGAGTCCATGTACCTTGCCCTTGCAATACACGTACGAAGTATCCACTACTCGCAATTATCGGAAAGTCAAATCCATATACTTGATATAGACCATTTTCATCCTGCTCTTTCTGTAATCCGTCATACCGACCTTTGTCAGAGGACCACCGTGAGACATTATCTACCACGAAAGTATTTGAATTGAGTGAATCGATCCAGGATTCAGCGGTATACAATGTTTCAGAACCAGCGATACCGACAAGATTCCAGCCTGGAGAGAGGGAGATAGGAACAGAGTCGACAACCTGTAGACCTCGTAGACCAATTAGATAATCATGATTCGATTTTAGAAGGTAACCTCTTCCTGGAATCAACTGAAAATCTTCGGATCCATAGAGAGAGCCGTCTTCACGCATTCCGACGATGCTCCATGAGCCTGAATCAAAAGCTGCAAGTGAAAAAAAACCCTTTGAAAAATTCGTATTGAGGTAAGAAATGAACTCAAATGCAGTTGTGTAATCTTCAGATATTCGATCCAAGTGAATTAGATTCAACCCAGAGGTTATGTTCAAATATTCAAGCGAATATTTCTCCTCTAACCTTAGACTTACTCCTTCATCCTCTAGTAGAATATCACCCTCATCCAAAATGTTGTTCTCATTATTGTCAATGTATAGATCGTATTGCCTACCATTCTCGAGCTCAAAACAATAACCTACACCTGCAACGTCAGTACAGTATCGTCCCGAAGTAGAGATTGAATAAAGACCATTTGTAGGAGACAGGATGATCTCTTCCTGTGCGTTGACTGTGGTTACTAAATCTTGGAGCTTACTGAAATAAACCGATCTAGTTGGTGGCCCAAGAGTAGAATTTTGAGCGCTAGGTGTCCTAGTTTTCTCACACGAATATATTATTGATGAATTACAATAGTTGCGGTATACATAATCGTTCAAACTCTCCTTACAATTTTCAGAAAGGGCTTCATAACTAAAATCTCCACGAGGACAATCACAGTAATCAGAGTCCGGATCCAAACGTATGTATTCTTGGCATGTTTTTTCACCTGAGACATCGCAAAACTCCCCGACGTTGGAAGCATAACAAGTTGCGAATGTTTGGGTAGGACAAATTTGATCTATGTGGATCTCCCAACTGTCAGTATACGTCGAATTCCCACCCATACCATTTGATGTTCTTAAACCACCTTCACACCAACAATCATCCTCTGTACATTTATCTCCTGGGAAAATAATCGGCCTACCCTTCACAAGATGGGTACCAATAGTATCCTTACAAAATTTGCCTATAGGTACCTCGATCGGAGCCCCATTCCAAAATCCTTCCCCTACGTCCTTACATCGGCAACCAGAATCAACGAGACATCGATCATCCAAACCAATAAGTGATACCCACGTACCTCCAATACACCATAGAACTCCATCATTATTGCTAATCTGTTGACCCTCACTATATGGACAATCGTCACCAGCTACTATTGGGGTGCCGACACATTTTCCGGGAGTGGTAGAAAGATCACATATTTTAGACGAACATTCCTTATATGAAAAGCAATCGCTGTCTAGGGTTCTCAAACAAATTCCTGGATTACTAGAACTACTTCCAACACAAGTTAGGTTATAATCACAGTCTCCAAAACATATTGCGTAAAGACCTTTTGATTGATTTGGTGATTGATTTGGTGATTGATTTGGTGATTGATTTGGTGATTGATTTGGTGATTGATTTGGTGATTGATTTGGTGATTGATTTGGTGATTGATTTGGTGATTGATTTGGTGATTGATTTGGTGATTGATTTGGTGGAGATGTGCTGTCTAGAACTGTTGCACTGGTACATTCACATTTTTCGTCCTTAGTACAGAATTTTATATCATCGTTATCTTCGCACAATAACTGACACCCAAGATAATAACATCTATCATCCTGATTGGTTATATCCTCAATTGTACAAGTATTATCAGAACCAGTTGGTGAAGGATACTCATTATCTGAACATAAAGGG from Candidatus Nomurabacteria bacterium harbors:
- a CDS encoding fibronectin type III domain-containing protein, with amino-acid sequence MFKQKRYAFIAFVVSVLIIGILTYCIWGSAPKNVLVSNVTDRSVTISWVTKAKTPGVALLLSESAPSIKLLQTGGVPGYDDRDHSAAEIALANKNRKKATNTDNGSGLSVDSIETEVKVTKKGRYYVHHVTVTDLDPSTSYSIMVGNGWFFRGVRDAITRKTAVTTFTQRETLATPYPAYGQVVAIDGQLSDEGVVYLILRHADGTDAQILSSAVNPNNGTFYFDLSNALSSDGEYLGEVTEALTEEVWVEAGPNGRLMPMTVLTGQDAPMNLMQLYDVTELFDYEALSTDGMSSLLTDQVYAEDSCDPCCPALFGECFDGDGDNLSDDRRLLCIDGVTIAQGGFRIDDSYCIGTADPSNTDEPDVQTSNLPNDDSGSPPPVIPNDCYENGIQVDCGKGAWCEAGTDDGFYSCHCPGGQYPNGSWYYPFVVHKSEGSTTCPDSPNNGSISPQELPDDAQNCGGRNCWGSFGACVNYKSMAGGECVDLSTTGCRDEVVGYPSGACWKPPQETSTNVKPCGGGKRCTKPSSCDGMSTDDPWMWDCETGTECDNNTDGNTYCGSPRDPNAAPATPESADSSASELSRLFASLKFQISAQVPESSQNVLYDPQSGQYFVYINGEYQFQYQGVTYTVLLPEEGKSYSIFLDNNLNGILDPGETTLSEDASLLNLELVADVVTYSLKAGLNFVSFPMVLVGENTASTLLAGLNERYDNAFYSISKFRSTWNVVGENGGQYNVNDFQIVPGQGYILKSKINLDIELTGKQVIYESEGDSAPIYLTPGWNLVGLYGTGTKAYTAESMIDSVNLYEPIDFNADNVTRWPIEKGRYEGFQKTGSETFGFDFPLDQQTAYFVRVLQGQGNWEPERK